ATCCGTCCTCCACCCAATACCTTTTCAGCGTCTTCGATGCTGGCAGCTACGTCGTCAGGTGTCTCTATCGGATTGACCTTCACGTCAATTACACCGATACCAAGGACAATATCTGACGTAACTGCCTTAAGAGCCTCAAGATCCGCTTCAGGACGGTGTTGCAGCTCCAAGACGAGATGATCGCATCGGAGCATATTCAAGAAGCCGATGAGAGCCTTCCAGTTGCCTTTTTGGATAACCTGGCCCCCGTAGTTTCCAAAGCAGAAATGCACCGCTTTTTCTCCTTCAAACGCATCAAGGACAATATTGATAGCCTCGGCGGCGCGGGGCGCGTCTTGCGGGTTACCTGGTATATTGGCTTCGTCAATTTGGAGACAGGCACAATCGAGTTCTTGCACCTGTGCTGCTAAAACTACCGCCAAAGCAGTAAGCAGCGCGTCAAAGTCACCGTAATGTTTATCCAATAACGTCCGTGCGAGCATATACGGACTTGTTACCGTAAATTTAATGTTTTTCCCGGAAACACCAACGGCGCGTTCGCAATCGGAGACGAGGTTTAACGAGCCTTCCCCTAACGGTCCCTCAACAACACCGGCAGGTTTCGCTCGAAAGGACATTGTTTGCAGCTGACGAAACTCATGCCATTCCTGCCTTCCGACTTCTGCCTTTATACCCGAAAGTGGGCGGAGGAAATAATCAATCATTCCATTAGTATCTGGGTGGTTGGGATCAAAGCGGTAAAGTTCGCCATCCGTTGGTAGGTCGAT
This sequence is a window from Candidatus Poribacteria bacterium. Protein-coding genes within it:
- a CDS encoding cobalamin-independent methionine synthase II family protein, whose product is MKNLSNKPEILTTTVGSYPVPAWLLSMPTEQSLLDATRVVVDIQRQRGIDLPTDGELYRFDPNHPDTNGMIDYFLRPLSGIKAEVGRQEWHEFRQLQTMSFRAKPAGVVEGPLGEGSLNLVSDCERAVGVSGKNIKFTVTSPYMLARTLLDKHYGDFDALLTALAVVLAAQVQELDCACLQIDEANIPGNPQDAPRAAEAINIVLDAFEGEKAVHFCFGNYGGQVIQKGNWKALIGFLNMLRCDHLVLELQHRPEADLEALKAVTSDIVLGIGVIDVKVNPIETPDDVAASIEDAEKVLGGGRIGWVHPDCGFWMLQRSVVDRKIEALVQGRDKYLGLA